Proteins from a single region of Burkholderiales bacterium:
- the modA gene encoding molybdate ABC transporter substrate-binding protein, translating to MRRLAAPFVALAILAAAVPARAEPVVVFAAASLVNAFEEIGRAWVAQGHRAPRFSFAASSTLAKQIEQGAPAAIFASADEAWMDYLVTRGRIDVASRADLAGNRLVLVVPADRPATVELGASTDFAALLRGGRIATGDPAHVPVGRYAEQALRSLGGWNAVAPRLVRADSVRAALALVERGEVAGGIVYSTDAAISTRVKVAGVFPARAHKAIVYPIAAVAGRADTETRALLAFLTGAEARAILGRYGFSDPGVQ from the coding sequence ATGCGCCGCCTCGCCGCCCCCTTCGTCGCGCTCGCGATCCTCGCCGCCGCCGTGCCCGCGCGCGCGGAACCCGTCGTCGTGTTCGCCGCCGCGAGTCTCGTCAACGCCTTCGAGGAGATCGGCCGCGCCTGGGTCGCGCAGGGCCACCGCGCGCCGAGGTTCTCGTTCGCCGCGAGTTCGACGCTCGCGAAGCAGATCGAGCAGGGCGCGCCTGCCGCGATCTTCGCGAGCGCCGACGAGGCGTGGATGGACTACCTCGTCACGCGCGGCCGGATCGACGTCGCGTCGCGAGCCGACCTCGCGGGGAACCGCCTCGTGCTCGTCGTCCCGGCGGACCGGCCGGCCACCGTCGAACTCGGAGCGTCGACCGACTTCGCCGCGCTCCTTCGCGGCGGCCGCATCGCCACCGGCGACCCGGCGCACGTGCCGGTCGGCCGCTACGCCGAACAGGCGCTGCGGAGTCTCGGTGGGTGGAATGCGGTGGCGCCGCGGCTGGTCCGCGCGGACTCGGTCCGCGCGGCGCTCGCGCTGGTCGAGCGCGGCGAGGTCGCCGGAGGCATCGTCTATTCGACCGACGCCGCGATCTCGACCAGGGTGAAGGTCGCCGGGGTGTTTCCGGCGCGCGCCCACAAGGCGATCGTCTATCCGATCGCCGCGGTCGCGGGCCGCGCGGACACCGAAACCCGCGCGCTGCTGGCGTTCCTCACCGGAGCCGAGGCGCGCGCGATCCTGGGCCGGTACGGCTTCTCCGATCCCGGTGTCCAGTGA
- the modB gene encoding molybdate ABC transporter permease subunit, with amino-acid sequence MTDVEIEALRLSLEVATIATAASLPFAIAVAWILARGRMPGLGAVNALVHMPLVLPPVVVGYFLLLLFGTRGPIGHWLDAVFGVRLIFTTGGAALAAAVMAFPLMVRAIRLALEAVDPGLEQAARTLGAPPWDTFRSVTLPLMLPGILSGAVIAFAASLGEFGATITFVSNIEGETRTLPLAIYTATQMPDGDAIAARLVAIAFALAIAMLALAEWLARRVERAIGR; translated from the coding sequence GTGACCGACGTCGAGATCGAGGCACTCCGGCTGTCGCTGGAGGTCGCGACGATCGCGACGGCGGCGAGCCTGCCGTTCGCGATCGCCGTCGCCTGGATCCTCGCGCGCGGCCGCATGCCCGGGCTCGGGGCGGTGAACGCGCTCGTGCACATGCCGCTCGTGCTGCCGCCGGTGGTCGTCGGCTACTTCCTGCTGCTCCTGTTCGGCACCCGCGGCCCGATCGGCCACTGGCTCGACGCGGTCTTCGGCGTCCGGCTCATCTTCACGACCGGCGGTGCGGCGCTCGCGGCCGCGGTGATGGCGTTCCCGCTGATGGTGCGCGCGATCCGGCTCGCGCTCGAAGCGGTCGATCCCGGCCTCGAGCAGGCGGCGCGCACGCTCGGCGCGCCGCCGTGGGACACGTTCCGTTCGGTGACGCTGCCGCTGATGCTGCCGGGCATCCTGTCGGGCGCGGTCATCGCGTTCGCCGCGAGCTTGGGCGAGTTCGGCGCGACGATCACCTTCGTCTCGAACATCGAGGGCGAGACGAGGACGCTGCCGCTCGCGATCTACACCGCGACCCAGATGCCCGACGGGGACGCGATCGCCGCGCGGCTGGTGGCGATCGCCTTCGCGCTCGCGATCGCGATGCTCGCGCTCGCCGAGTGGCTCGCGCGGCGGGTCGAGCGCGCGATCGGCCGATGA
- the modC gene encoding molybdenum ABC transporter ATP-binding protein, whose product MSGVAPRLDVALRGRLGSFGYDVAFASPGSVTALFGPSGAGKSSIASAIAGIVRPDEGHVRLDGTVFFDAARGVNVPPHRRGIGYVFQDARLFPHLSVERNLRFGLERARDRAVYAAFDDVVSLLAIGPLLGRKPRGLSGGERQRVALGRALLGQPKLLVLDEPLASLDAGHRGEILPYLTGLRDAYSVPMVYVSHTIDEVVRLATHVVLVARGGVVATGPVEEIFSRADLRAHTGRRFEASSIVDATVVAHREEWHLTEVALGRARLAVPAVDAPSGTRLRLRIRARDVALAHREPVDSSITGRLPGHVAEIVPRDGPYAEVRVDIGSASVWALVTRQSVDRMGLAIGMPIWCLVKTVALDNRLVSPAPPA is encoded by the coding sequence ATGAGCGGCGTCGCGCCGCGCCTCGACGTCGCATTGCGGGGGAGGCTCGGTTCCTTCGGGTACGACGTCGCCTTCGCGTCGCCGGGAAGCGTGACCGCGCTGTTCGGCCCGAGCGGCGCGGGCAAGTCGAGCATCGCGAGCGCGATCGCCGGCATCGTGCGGCCGGACGAGGGTCACGTGCGCCTCGACGGCACCGTGTTCTTCGACGCGGCACGCGGCGTGAACGTGCCGCCGCACCGGCGCGGCATCGGATACGTGTTCCAGGACGCGCGGCTGTTCCCGCACCTCTCGGTCGAGCGCAATCTTCGCTTCGGCCTCGAGCGGGCGCGCGACCGCGCCGTATACGCGGCGTTCGACGACGTGGTGTCGCTGCTCGCGATCGGGCCGCTCCTCGGCCGGAAGCCGCGCGGGCTCTCCGGCGGCGAACGCCAGCGCGTGGCGCTCGGCCGCGCGCTCCTGGGCCAGCCGAAGCTCCTCGTGCTCGACGAACCGCTGGCCTCGCTCGATGCCGGACACCGCGGCGAGATCCTGCCCTACCTCACGGGCCTGCGCGACGCCTACTCGGTACCGATGGTCTACGTGAGCCACACGATCGACGAGGTGGTGCGGCTCGCGACGCACGTCGTGCTCGTCGCGCGCGGCGGCGTGGTCGCGACCGGACCGGTCGAGGAGATCTTCTCCCGCGCCGACCTGCGCGCGCACACCGGGCGCCGCTTCGAGGCGAGTTCGATCGTCGATGCCACGGTCGTCGCGCACCGCGAGGAGTGGCATCTCACCGAGGTCGCGCTCGGCCGCGCGCGGCTCGCGGTGCCCGCGGTCGACGCTCCGTCGGGCACCCGGCTGCGGCTGCGCATCCGCGCGCGCGATGTCGCACTCGCGCACCGCGAGCCGGTCGACTCGTCGATCACCGGCCGGCTGCCCGGCCACGTCGCCGAGATCGTTCCGCGCGACGGACCCTATGCGGAGGTGCGCGTCGACATCGGCAGCGCGTCGGTCTGGGCGTTGGTGACGCGCCAGTCGGTCGACCGGATGGGCCTCGCGATCGGCATGCCGATCTGGTGCCTGGTGAAGACGGTGGCGCTCGACAATCGGCTGGTCAGTCCGGCGCCGCCGGCCTGA
- a CDS encoding LysR family transcriptional regulator, translating into MQPRLFLRFEFGGEDRIGPGKVALLETIERERSISAAARAMGMSYRRAWLLVDTMNRMFREPVVVARPGRATGRSAEVTPMGARLVAAYRDAEERAERASSALVDEIVKALRPDYRPPPGRKRARS; encoded by the coding sequence GTGCAGCCGCGGCTCTTCCTGCGCTTCGAGTTCGGCGGCGAGGACCGCATCGGGCCGGGCAAGGTCGCTCTGCTCGAGACCATCGAGCGCGAGCGCTCGATCAGCGCCGCCGCGCGCGCGATGGGCATGTCGTACCGACGCGCCTGGCTCCTCGTCGACACGATGAACCGGATGTTCCGCGAGCCGGTCGTCGTCGCGCGCCCGGGGCGGGCGACGGGGCGTTCGGCGGAGGTGACGCCGATGGGCGCGCGGCTGGTCGCGGCCTACCGCGACGCGGAGGAGCGCGCCGAGCGCGCGTCGTCCGCGCTCGTCGACGAGATCGTGAAGGCGCTTCGACCCGACTACCGTCCGCCGCCGGGGCGCAAGCGCGCGCGGTCGTGA
- the leuA gene encoding 2-isopropylmalate synthase → MKPHPSRKYRPFAPVALADRTWPSKTITRPPVWCSVDLRDGNQALIEPMDAERKLRMFNLLVRMGYKEIEIGFPAASQTDFDFVRMLIEERRIPDDVTVQVLTQAREALIRRTYESLRGAKRAIMHLYNSTSTTQRRVVFGLPREGIVDIAVTAAKQVRDFALAQPDTDWTFQYSPESFTGTELDFAKEICDAVTAVWAPATRNPMIINLPATVEMSTPNVYADQIEWMHRHLARRERIVLSVHPHNDRGCGVAAAELAQMAGAERVEGCLFGNGERTGNVCLVTLGLNLHTQGIDPGIDFSDVNEIIRTVEHCNQLPVHPRHPYGGDLVFTAFSGSHQDAIKKGLAARADELARGNAVWDVPYLPIDPADVGRTYDAVIRVNSQSGKGGIAYLLERDHGLALPRLLQIEFSQVIQRIADATGKELSSAEIRAAFDREYVVSLPVAYRDHRAQHSTTDGRVEHLVAQLSIDGRESRAEGAGNGPVEAFVRALRDRLGVDFHVQNYHEHATGSGEDATAVAYVQLRVGTETTVYGVGLDANIVTATLKAVVSAVNRALAQEALALPMSTVAAA, encoded by the coding sequence ATGAAGCCGCACCCGAGCCGCAAATACCGACCGTTCGCCCCCGTCGCCCTCGCCGACCGGACCTGGCCGTCGAAGACGATCACCCGTCCTCCGGTCTGGTGCAGCGTCGATCTCCGCGACGGGAACCAGGCGCTGATCGAGCCGATGGACGCCGAGCGCAAGCTCCGCATGTTCAACCTGCTCGTGCGGATGGGCTACAAGGAGATCGAGATCGGGTTTCCGGCGGCCTCGCAGACCGACTTCGACTTCGTGCGGATGCTGATCGAGGAGCGCCGCATCCCCGACGACGTGACGGTACAGGTCCTCACGCAGGCGCGCGAGGCGCTGATCCGGCGCACCTACGAATCGCTGCGCGGGGCGAAGCGCGCGATCATGCACCTCTACAACTCGACCTCGACGACGCAGCGGCGCGTGGTTTTCGGCCTGCCGCGCGAAGGCATCGTCGACATCGCGGTCACCGCGGCGAAGCAGGTGCGCGACTTCGCGCTCGCGCAGCCGGACACCGACTGGACGTTCCAGTACTCGCCGGAGAGCTTCACCGGCACCGAACTCGATTTCGCGAAGGAGATCTGCGACGCGGTGACGGCGGTGTGGGCGCCGGCCACGCGCAACCCGATGATCATCAACCTGCCCGCCACCGTCGAGATGTCGACGCCGAACGTCTACGCCGACCAGATCGAGTGGATGCACCGCCACCTCGCGCGGCGCGAGCGCATCGTGCTGTCGGTCCACCCGCACAACGACCGCGGCTGCGGCGTCGCGGCGGCGGAACTCGCGCAGATGGCGGGCGCCGAGCGCGTCGAGGGGTGTCTCTTCGGCAACGGCGAGCGCACCGGCAACGTCTGCCTCGTCACGCTCGGCCTGAACCTCCACACGCAGGGCATCGACCCGGGCATCGACTTCTCCGACGTGAACGAGATCATCCGCACGGTCGAGCACTGCAACCAGCTCCCGGTGCATCCGCGCCATCCCTACGGCGGCGACCTCGTGTTCACCGCGTTCTCCGGCTCGCACCAGGACGCGATCAAGAAGGGCCTCGCGGCGCGCGCCGACGAACTCGCCCGCGGCAACGCGGTGTGGGACGTGCCCTACCTGCCGATCGACCCGGCGGACGTCGGCCGCACCTACGACGCCGTGATCCGCGTCAACAGCCAGTCGGGCAAGGGCGGCATCGCCTACCTGCTCGAGCGCGACCATGGCCTCGCGCTGCCGCGCCTGTTGCAGATCGAGTTCAGCCAGGTGATCCAGCGCATCGCGGACGCGACCGGCAAGGAACTCTCGTCCGCCGAGATCCGCGCCGCGTTCGATCGCGAATACGTCGTGTCGCTGCCGGTCGCCTACCGCGACCACCGAGCGCAGCACAGCACGACCGACGGCCGGGTCGAGCACCTCGTCGCCCAGCTCTCGATCGACGGGCGCGAGAGCCGGGCCGAGGGCGCGGGAAACGGGCCGGTCGAGGCGTTCGTGCGCGCGTTGCGCGACCGCCTCGGCGTCGACTTCCATGTGCAGAACTACCACGAGCACGCGACCGGCAGCGGCGAGGACGCGACGGCGGTGGCCTACGTGCAACTCCGCGTCGGCACCGAGACGACGGTCTACGGCGTGGGACTCGATGCGAACATCGTGACGGCGACGCTCAAGGCGGTCGTGAGCGCGGTCAATCGCGCGCTCGCGCAGGAGGCGCTCGCCCTGCCCATGTCGACCGTCGCTGCGGCATAG
- the pssA gene encoding CDP-diacylglycerol--serine O-phosphatidyltransferase: MVDFNKQRAIAKNRVRRRGIYILPNLFTVAALFAGFYAIVQAMNQRFDAAAIAIFVAMVLDGLDGRVARLTHTQSAFGAEFDSLADMVSFGAAPALVIYEWSLRGLGKLGWIAAFVYCASAALRLARFNTMLEVADKRWFQGLPSPSAAALVAGFVFIAVDYGVAPDAAAWWAWGVTLFAGLVMVSNLKYWSFKTINLKRSVPFVAVLAAVVFIALLSYQPAVVLFGGFVVYAISGFVVSGWSLLRRRRTPPPGA, translated from the coding sequence ATGGTCGACTTCAACAAGCAGCGCGCGATCGCGAAGAACCGCGTCCGGCGCCGCGGCATCTACATCCTGCCCAACCTGTTCACCGTCGCGGCGCTGTTCGCGGGGTTCTACGCGATCGTGCAGGCGATGAACCAGCGCTTCGACGCCGCGGCGATCGCGATCTTCGTCGCGATGGTCCTCGACGGCCTCGACGGCCGCGTGGCGCGGCTCACGCACACGCAGAGCGCGTTCGGCGCGGAGTTCGACAGCCTCGCCGACATGGTGAGCTTCGGCGCCGCGCCGGCGCTCGTGATCTACGAATGGTCGCTGCGGGGGCTGGGCAAGCTCGGCTGGATCGCGGCGTTCGTCTACTGCGCGTCCGCCGCGCTGCGCCTCGCGCGCTTCAACACGATGCTCGAGGTCGCCGACAAGCGCTGGTTCCAGGGCTTGCCGAGTCCGTCGGCCGCGGCGCTGGTCGCGGGGTTCGTGTTCATCGCGGTCGACTACGGCGTCGCGCCGGACGCCGCCGCATGGTGGGCCTGGGGCGTCACGCTCTTCGCCGGGCTCGTGATGGTCTCGAACCTCAAGTACTGGAGCTTCAAGACGATCAATCTGAAGCGCAGCGTGCCGTTCGTCGCGGTGCTCGCGGCCGTGGTCTTCATCGCGCTCCTGTCCTACCAGCCCGCGGTCGTCCTGTTCGGCGGCTTCGTCGTCTACGCGATCTCCGGTTTCGTGGTGTCGGGCTGGTCGCTGTTGCGGCGGCGCCGCACTCCGCCCCCCGGCGCCTGA
- a CDS encoding phosphatidylserine decarboxylase, with protein sequence MSGYPHPILAREGWLHIAIAVAVMLALGWFGGTAAALVGLAIVAFVVQFFRDPPRAIPSQPNAILSPADGRIVAVGLSRDPWLERDALKISVFMNVFNVHSNRSPVDGEVKGAWYHAGAFVNAALDKASTANERNALHLRTREGRDVTCVQVAGLIARRILCYVKPGDALARGQRYGFIRFGSRVDVYLPPDAHPRAAVGDVVYATTSILAEFR encoded by the coding sequence ATGTCAGGCTACCCGCATCCGATTCTCGCCCGCGAGGGCTGGCTGCACATCGCGATCGCGGTCGCGGTCATGCTCGCGCTCGGCTGGTTCGGCGGCACGGCGGCGGCGCTCGTCGGCCTCGCGATCGTCGCCTTCGTCGTCCAGTTCTTCCGCGACCCGCCGCGCGCGATCCCGTCGCAGCCGAACGCGATCCTGTCTCCCGCGGACGGACGCATCGTCGCGGTCGGTCTCTCGCGCGATCCCTGGCTCGAGCGCGACGCGTTGAAGATCAGCGTGTTCATGAACGTGTTCAACGTGCACAGCAACCGCAGCCCGGTCGACGGCGAAGTGAAGGGCGCGTGGTACCACGCCGGCGCGTTCGTGAACGCGGCGCTCGACAAGGCGTCGACCGCGAACGAGCGCAACGCGCTGCACCTGCGCACGCGCGAGGGCCGCGACGTCACCTGCGTGCAGGTGGCGGGCCTCATCGCGCGGCGCATCCTGTGCTACGTGAAACCGGGCGACGCGCTCGCGCGCGGGCAGCGCTACGGCTTCATCCGCTTCGGCTCGCGGGTCGACGTCTACCTGCCGCCGGACGCGCATCCGCGCGCGGCGGTCGGCGACGTGGTGTACGCCACCACATCGATCCTGGCCGAGTTCCGCTGA
- the ilvC gene encoding ketol-acid reductoisomerase: MKVYYEKDADLSLVKGKKVTIVGYGSQGHAHALNLNDSGVKVTVGLRKGGASWDKAKKAGLKVAEIADAVAGADIVMMLMPDEHIAATYRSEVEPHIKKGATLAFAHGFNVHYGQVVPRDDLDVIMVAPKAPGHTVRSTYAAGGGVPMLIAVHQDASKKARDMALSYAAAIGGARAGVIETNFREETETDLFGEQTVLCGGLVELIKAGYETLIEAGYAPEMAYFECLHEVKLIVDLIYEGGIGNMNYSISNNAEYGEYATGPKIVTAETKRAMREALDRIQSGEYARDFILENRAGAPTLLSRRRLTAQHSIEQVGEKLRSMMPWIRKNKLVDQTRN, from the coding sequence ATGAAGGTGTACTACGAGAAGGATGCGGATCTCTCCCTCGTCAAGGGGAAGAAGGTCACGATCGTGGGCTACGGCTCGCAGGGCCACGCGCACGCGCTGAACCTCAACGACTCCGGCGTCAAGGTGACGGTCGGCCTGCGCAAGGGCGGGGCGTCGTGGGACAAGGCGAAGAAGGCCGGCCTCAAGGTCGCCGAGATCGCGGACGCGGTCGCCGGCGCGGACATCGTGATGATGCTGATGCCCGACGAGCACATCGCGGCGACCTACCGGAGCGAGGTCGAGCCGCACATCAAGAAGGGCGCGACGCTCGCGTTCGCGCACGGCTTCAACGTCCACTACGGGCAGGTCGTGCCGCGCGACGACCTCGACGTGATCATGGTGGCGCCGAAGGCGCCCGGCCACACGGTGCGCTCGACCTACGCCGCGGGCGGCGGCGTGCCGATGCTGATCGCGGTGCACCAGGACGCGTCGAAGAAGGCGCGCGACATGGCGCTCTCCTACGCGGCCGCCATCGGCGGCGCCCGGGCCGGCGTGATCGAGACCAACTTCCGCGAGGAGACCGAGACCGACCTCTTCGGCGAGCAGACCGTGCTCTGCGGCGGCCTGGTGGAGCTGATCAAGGCCGGCTACGAGACGCTGATCGAAGCAGGCTACGCGCCCGAGATGGCGTACTTCGAGTGCCTGCACGAGGTGAAGCTGATCGTCGACCTGATCTACGAGGGCGGCATCGGCAACATGAACTACTCGATCTCGAACAACGCCGAGTACGGCGAGTACGCGACCGGTCCGAAGATCGTGACCGCGGAGACGAAGAGGGCGATGAGAGAGGCGCTCGACCGCATCCAGTCGGGCGAGTACGCGCGCGACTTCATCCTCGAGAACCGCGCGGGCGCGCCGACGCTCCTGTCCCGGCGGCGGCTCACCGCGCAGCATTCGATCGAGCAGGTCGGCGAGAAGCTCCGTTCGATGATGCCGTGGATCCGCAAGAACAAGCTCGTCGACCAGACGCGCAACTGA
- the ilvN gene encoding acetolactate synthase small subunit, giving the protein MRHILSILVENEAGALSRISGLFSARGYNIESLTVAPTEDPTMSRMTVVTVGSDEIIEQITKQLNKLVEVVKVVDLTDGNHIERELMLVKVRAAGKDREEMKRLADIFRGRVLDVTDKSYTIELTGTGEKLDAFLTAIEPGVILETVRTGASGIGRGERILKI; this is encoded by the coding sequence ATGAGACACATCCTCTCTATTCTGGTCGAGAACGAGGCGGGCGCGCTGTCGCGGATCTCGGGCCTGTTCTCGGCGCGCGGCTACAACATCGAGTCGCTGACCGTCGCGCCGACCGAGGACCCGACGATGTCGCGCATGACGGTGGTCACCGTCGGGTCCGACGAGATCATCGAGCAGATCACCAAGCAGCTGAACAAGCTGGTCGAGGTGGTGAAGGTCGTCGACCTCACCGACGGCAACCACATCGAGCGCGAACTGATGCTCGTGAAGGTGCGCGCCGCCGGCAAGGACCGCGAGGAGATGAAGCGGCTCGCCGACATCTTCCGCGGCCGCGTGCTCGACGTGACCGACAAGAGCTACACGATCGAGCTGACCGGGACCGGCGAGAAACTCGACGCCTTCCTCACGGCGATCGAGCCGGGCGTCATCCTCGAGACCGTGCGCACCGGCGCGTCGGGGATCGGGCGCGGCGAGAGGATCCTCAAGATCTGA
- a CDS encoding acetolactate synthase 3 catalytic subunit: MQLTGAEIVIRCLQDEGVEYVFGYPGGAVLNIYDELFKQDKVKHVLVRHEQGAVHAADGYSRSSRKIGVALVTSGPGVTNAVTGIATAHMDSIPMVVLTGQVPTHAIGQDAFQECDTVGITRPCVKHNFLVKDVRELAATIRKAFYLAATGRPGPVLVDIPKDVTQASAEYAYPKTVSLRSYNPVTKGHSGQIKKAVQLLLEAKRPMVYAGGGVVLNDASSQLTRLVRLLGFPCTNTLMGLGAFPGTDPQFTGMPGMHGTYETNMAMQHCDVLFAVGARFDDRVIGNPKDFYRADRKIIHIDIDPSSISKRVKVDVPIVGYVGDVLDEMLKQIEGSPARPDAAALKAWWGEIKEWQRRDCLRYDRGSGLIKPQAVVEALYRATKGDAIVTSDVGQHQMWVAQYYKFDKPRRWINSGGLGTMGFGLPAAMGVQLVNPDATVACVTGEASIQMCIQELSTCKQYHLPIKIVNLNNRYMGMVRQWQEFFYGNRYAESYMDALPDFVKLAEAYGHVGLKVEKPGDIEGALKEAFAQKERLVFLDFITDQTENVYPMVPGGKGLTEMILAEEL, from the coding sequence ATGCAACTCACCGGTGCGGAAATCGTCATCCGCTGCCTCCAGGACGAGGGCGTCGAGTACGTCTTCGGGTACCCGGGCGGGGCGGTGCTCAACATCTACGACGAGCTGTTCAAGCAGGACAAGGTCAAGCACGTGCTCGTGCGACATGAGCAGGGCGCGGTTCACGCCGCCGACGGCTATTCGCGCTCGAGCCGCAAGATCGGCGTCGCGCTCGTCACCTCCGGCCCGGGCGTCACCAACGCGGTGACCGGCATCGCGACCGCGCACATGGATTCGATCCCGATGGTCGTACTGACCGGCCAGGTCCCGACGCACGCGATCGGGCAGGACGCGTTCCAGGAGTGCGACACCGTCGGCATCACGCGGCCCTGCGTCAAGCACAACTTCCTCGTGAAGGACGTGCGCGAACTGGCCGCGACGATCAGGAAGGCGTTCTACCTCGCGGCGACCGGACGGCCCGGCCCGGTGCTGGTCGACATTCCGAAGGACGTGACGCAGGCCTCGGCCGAGTACGCGTACCCGAAGACCGTGTCGCTCCGCTCGTACAACCCGGTCACCAAGGGACACTCGGGCCAGATCAAGAAAGCGGTGCAGCTCCTGCTCGAGGCCAAGCGGCCGATGGTCTACGCGGGCGGCGGCGTGGTCCTGAACGACGCCTCGTCGCAGTTGACGCGGCTCGTGCGCCTGCTGGGCTTCCCGTGCACCAACACGCTGATGGGCCTGGGCGCGTTCCCGGGCACCGACCCGCAGTTCACCGGCATGCCGGGCATGCACGGGACCTACGAGACCAACATGGCGATGCAGCACTGCGACGTGCTGTTCGCGGTCGGCGCGCGCTTCGACGACCGCGTGATCGGCAACCCGAAGGACTTCTACCGGGCGGATCGCAAGATCATCCACATCGACATCGATCCCTCGTCGATCTCCAAGCGCGTCAAGGTCGACGTGCCGATCGTGGGCTACGTCGGCGACGTGCTCGACGAGATGCTGAAGCAGATCGAGGGATCGCCGGCGCGTCCGGACGCCGCGGCGCTGAAGGCGTGGTGGGGCGAGATCAAGGAGTGGCAGCGCAGGGACTGCCTGCGCTACGACAGGGGCAGCGGGCTCATCAAGCCGCAGGCGGTCGTCGAGGCGCTCTACCGGGCGACGAAGGGCGACGCCATCGTCACCTCCGACGTCGGCCAGCACCAGATGTGGGTCGCGCAGTACTACAAGTTCGACAAGCCGCGCCGCTGGATCAACTCCGGGGGGCTCGGCACGATGGGCTTCGGCCTGCCGGCCGCCATGGGCGTGCAGCTCGTGAACCCGGACGCGACGGTCGCCTGCGTCACCGGCGAAGCGTCGATCCAGATGTGCATACAGGAGCTCTCGACCTGCAAGCAATACCATCTGCCGATCAAGATCGTGAACCTCAACAACCGCTACATGGGCATGGTGCGGCAGTGGCAGGAGTTCTTCTACGGCAACCGCTACGCCGAGTCGTACATGGACGCGCTGCCCGACTTCGTGAAGCTCGCCGAGGCCTACGGCCACGTCGGATTGAAGGTCGAGAAGCCCGGCGACATCGAGGGAGCGTTGAAGGAGGCGTTCGCGCAGAAGGAGCGCCTCGTGTTCCTCGACTTCATCACCGACCAGACCGAGAACGTCTATCCGATGGTGCCCGGAGGCAAGGGGCTGACCGAGATGATCCTCGCGGAGGAGCTGTGA
- a CDS encoding RNA polymerase sigma factor codes for MATSQELSAFLAGVERRAFKHAMYAVRDEDAALDIVQDAMLKLAERYADKPATELPLLFQRILQNTVHDHFRRQKVRSTWTVLLSALGRGDDKDDDFDPLETLPVKPGAGEPVEPHARLEQREVVAMIEAALSRLPARQREAFLLRYWEEFDVAETAAAMGCSEGSVKTHCSRAVHALSGMLSALGVKP; via the coding sequence CTGGCGACCTCGCAGGAACTATCGGCCTTCCTCGCCGGCGTCGAGCGGCGGGCGTTCAAGCACGCGATGTACGCCGTGCGCGATGAGGACGCGGCGCTCGACATCGTGCAGGACGCGATGCTCAAACTCGCGGAACGATACGCGGACAAACCAGCCACCGAATTGCCGCTCTTGTTCCAGCGCATCCTGCAGAACACCGTCCATGACCATTTCCGGCGCCAGAAGGTACGCTCCACCTGGACCGTCCTGCTCTCGGCGCTGGGCCGCGGCGATGACAAGGACGACGATTTCGATCCGCTCGAGACGCTGCCGGTCAAGCCCGGGGCCGGCGAGCCCGTCGAACCGCATGCCCGGCTCGAGCAGCGCGAGGTCGTGGCGATGATCGAAGCGGCCCTCTCCCGCCTGCCGGCGCGTCAACGCGAGGCTTTTCTCCTGCGTTACTGGGAGGAATTCGACGTGGCGGAAACTGCGGCGGCGATGGGCTGTTCCGAGGGCAGCGTGAAGACCCACTGTTCCAGGGCCGTGCATGCACTCTCGGGAATGCTCTCTGCCCTTGGGGTGAAACCATGA
- a CDS encoding DUF3619 family protein — MTADEREIARKITSYLDAGAAGLKPGTIHRLGRAREAALARLAEPRHAEVFALAGTGGAAGGTRPFYARASVWVGVVLIAAAVFGWQQYRVWQTIHEAEEIDAQLLASDLPYDAYLDRGFQNWLKTAAQH; from the coding sequence ATGACCGCCGACGAACGGGAAATCGCAAGGAAAATAACGAGTTACCTCGATGCCGGCGCGGCAGGGCTGAAGCCGGGCACGATCCATCGGCTCGGCCGGGCGCGCGAGGCGGCGCTTGCTCGCCTGGCCGAACCGCGCCATGCCGAGGTGTTCGCATTGGCCGGCACCGGCGGTGCCGCCGGAGGGACACGGCCGTTCTACGCGCGGGCCAGCGTCTGGGTGGGCGTGGTGCTGATCGCGGCAGCCGTGTTCGGCTGGCAGCAGTACCGGGTCTGGCAAACGATCCACGAGGCCGAGGAGATCGACGCGCAACTGCTCGCGTCCGACCTCCCCTACGACGCCTATCTCGACCGGGGATTCCAGAATTGGCTCAAGACCGCCGCGCAGCACTGA